The Acinetobacter chinensis genomic sequence TGAGGGAAATGCCATATTGATCTGCAAGGCGTTCAACGAACCAGAAGCCTGCATTATGGCGGGTCTGGGCATATTCCTTTCCAGGATTACCCAGACCTACAATCAGTGAAATATCTGACACTAATTTACACCATTAACACTTATGCGCGTTTGAAGTCAGCGTGCATAGGCGTGTTTTTAGCTGGGTGACGCTGTAAAGCCTGGATTTTAACGCTTTCAGCTTTACCGTCGATGTTGATTTCAACAACTTCTTCAAAGAAAGCGTTGCTTTCTAAAGCTTTAACAAGCTCACGAAGTTCTAAAGTTACAGCAACAGGAGCAGCTTCACCACCGTAGATGATCGCTGGTACTTTGTTCTGAAGACGAAGGCGGCGGCTCGAACCTTTCCCTTGAACTGCTTCTTCACGTGCTACTGCATTTAATACGAAGTTTGCCATGACAGACATTCCTAATTTAAGTTTAATTGACTGAACCTTCGACCAGTTCAGTGATAGAAAGCCCCACCAAAAGGCAGGGCTTTTAAATTCAGCGCTATATTATAGATAAGAATCGAACATTGCGCTAATAGATTCTTCGTTGTTAATACGACGAATTGTTTCAGCAACCATACTTGCTACTGAAACCTGGCGAATCTTACCAAGATTTAAAGCTTCATCAGAAAGAGGAATCGTATCTGTTACAACTAATTCATCAATCACAGAATTTTTAAGGTTTTCAAGTGCCTTACCTGAAAGTACTGGGTGAGTTGCATAAGCTACAACTTTACGTGCACCGAATTTTTTCAATGCATCAGCAGCTTTACACAATGTACCAGCTGTATCAACCATATCATCGACGATGACACAATCACGATCTTTCACATCACCAATCAAATGCATCACTTGTGATTCATTCGCTTTCTGGCGACGTTTATCAATGATTGCCAGGTCAATATCACCCATTTGTTTAGCAACAGCACGTGCACGAACTACACCACCAACGTCAGGTGAAACCACCATCAAGTTGTCATGTGATTGTTGACGTAAGTCAGCAAGCAATGCAGGAGTACCGTAGATGTTATCTACAGGGATATCGAAGAAACCCTGAATCTGGTCAGCATGCAGGTCGATCATTACAACACGGTCAATCCCTACAGTTGTCAGCATATCTGCAACAACTTTAGCAGTAATTGGAACACGGGTTGAACGAGGACGACGATCCTGACGGGCATAACCGAAGTAAGGAATCACAGCAGTAATACGACCAGCACTTGCGCGACGCAAAGCATCAGCCATTACTAAGATTTCCATCAGGTTATCATTTGTAGGGGCACAAGTAGGCTGTACGATAAATACGTCTTTACCACGCACGTTTTCAGTAATTTCAACAGTGATTTCACCGTCAGAAAATTTACCTACAGCGGCAGCACCCAGAGGGATATGCAAGTGGCTAACGACTTTTTGGGCGAATTGTGGATGCGCAGACCCACTAAAAACGACAAGATTGGGCATGAAGCACCCTTGGCGGTTGGCAGATTTGAAAGTATATGGCAGGGGCGGCTGGATTCGAACCAACGGATGCCGAGATCAAAACCCGGTGCCTTACCACTTGGCGACGCCCCTAATGCGGCAGAATTTTAGTGTTTCCAACTGTTTTTGTCAAGGTAAACTGGCAAAAAACAGTGAATACCATGTTCTGTCTTTTTTGAGAAAATGGCAGGGGCGGCTGGATTCGAACCAACGGATGCCGAGATCAAAACCCGGTGCCTTACCACTTGGCGACGCCCCTAATTGATGTGTTGTTCAGTATGCTAAGTAATGGCAGGGGCGGCTGGATTCGAACCAACGGATGCCGAGATCAAAACCCGGTGCCTTACCACTTGGCGACGCCCCTGTTACTTAGATGAACAAACATCTTACAGATGAAAATGATGGCAGGGGCGGCTGGATTCGAACCAACGGATGCCGAGATCAAAACCCGGTGCCTTACCACTTGGCGACGCCCCTATCATTACACTTTGAAATGAATGAGTGGTGATTCTTTTAAGCTGTTCACAATGTAGGATTTACATGGTGAATGTTTTAAAATCTCATCAGTATTCATATCTTCAGTGACTTCAACAAAAACACAGGCACCTGTACCTGTAAGTTTTGCAGTTCCGAACTGATTCAGATACCGCATCGCTTCATCGACTTCAGGATATAGACTTCTTGCTATTGGCTCAAAGTTATTTATGAAATCGGATGGCTTAAGCTGATAGGCGCAAAATTTAGTAGGCTTAGTGTCTCTTGTCAATGTTTTTTGTGAAAAAAGCAGTTGAGTGCTGATAAAACAGTCAGGTTTTAACACAATGTACTGTTTTTGATCTAAGTCTATGAATGTTAAGTGTTCGCCAATACCTTCAGCCCATGCGTTCCGTCCATGAACAAAAATCGGGACATCAGCGCCAAGTCTCAGACCCAGTTCTGCCAGCTGCTCAGTGTTTAAACCGCATTTCCATAATTGATTGACCACAATCAGGGTGGTTGCTGCATTGGAGGAACCACCACCTAAACCTGCACCCATGGGAATATTTTTTTCAATACGGATATGCAGACCACCTGGCTGTTGAGCATATGGTTTTAAGATTTCAGTCGCTCTGAAGATCAGATTCTGCTGTAAATCAACGCTGTTTAATCCGTCAATTGAAACATCCTGAGTATCTGTCTGGGTGAACTCCAGCCAGTCAGACAGGTCAGTCAACTGAAAAATACTCTGCAGTTCGTGGTAACCGTTTTCACGGCGACCGGTGATATGCAGAAACAGATTTAATTTGGAAGGGGACTGTACTCGGATCATAAGTGGTATGAATTAACGGTTCTGAATAATCATTGTAATACGGTTTTCCTGACCAGATTCAAGTGATTGTTTAAGAATCAGTTTGTTGGGAAGAAGGGTAGCTTCATTGTAGCTGAGACTGACAGCCCAGCCATCTTCATTCAGCTGTTCAATCCGTCCCTGTTCATCTTTTTTAATTTCAGCAGAAGTCGTTGCAGGTTTTGCCTGAACCCAGCTGACTAAATGTGTAATCGGTGCTTGCCAGCCCGTTGCTCTTTCCAGCAGTTCTTCAGGTGTTTCAGCAGTAATCAGACCAGTTTTAGCGCTGTTTAAAGACACTTCACCTGGTTTTCCTGTGATCTGGGTTTTACCCACACCCAGGATACCGCTCAGCTCTATGTCAAATTCCTGCTGCTGCTGTATCCATGTAAAAAATGCACTGCCACTCTGCTGAGGTGTGCGGACACCGATTTTACCCTGAAGGCTGAACTGGCTCGGTGCTTCCGGTAGCTGTGCTTCAGGGGGTAACTGAGGTTTGGTGTACTGCTGACAACCAGTCAGCATCAGTAATCCTGAGGTCACAAGAACAGTGCTGAAACGTGAGAATAATTGCATGAATCGGGTTAACTCTTTTTAGTCTGTTGAGGTAACAGTAATGAAGTCAGTTGATCCAGTTGTGGATCATCTGGATGATTTTGTTGTAACTGATGTAACACTGTGTTGAACTGATTCAGTTCACCCTGCATGTACAGGGCGCGTGCATATCGGACACCAATTTTTATGCTTTTACTGATGGAATAGGCTTTTTGCAGTACCTGGGCAGATGTTTTGAAGTCATTCTGTAAAAAAGTGATGTAGCCCAGTGTGTCCAGGATGGATGCCTGCTCGGGTGCATTATCCAGTGCCTGCTCTGCGTACTTCCGTGCTTCATCCAGCCGTCTGTTCTGTAATGCCAGGGTATAGGCGTAAGCATTCAGGTAGGTAGGACTGTTGGGTTCAATCTCAAGCAGTTTTTTCAGCAGTCTGTCCAGTTTGTCTCTGGATTCATAAGGGTCGAGTAACAGGACTTCAGCATAGATCAGTTCTGGATCATCGGGCAGGTTTTTGATGGCTTCATCCAGAATGCGCAATGCTGCTTTTTTATTGTTGGTTCGTTTTAAGATCTCAGCCTGTGCAAGATAGAGAAAACTGGCATGCTGTGGATAGTTGACCCGTTCCTGTGTCAGAAAACGCAGTGCATCATTCAGACGGTTCTGCTGTGCAAAGATTGAGATCATATTGCGTCTGGAAACCGTATACAGGCTTCCATCTACAAGTCGATAGTAGGCTTTGGCTGTTTCAAAATGCTGTTTTCTTTCAGCATTGACCGCCAGGTAATAATAGGCTTCATTCTGATACTGAGCTGAATAACGCAGTTCGACCAGGTATTTTTCTGCAATTTCATATTTCTCAAGATCAATCGCAGTCAGACCTGTAATGAACAGTGCTTCTTCGGCATCAGGCCATTTTTTCAGAATGGTTTCCAGGTGCTCGAGTGCCAGTTCAGATTCATTTTTCTTGATTAGGTATTTGACTTCAGCGAGCCGTATTTCAAGATTGTTGCGGTTTTTTCGGCTGGCTCTTTCGTACCATGCCCGTGTCGCATTATCATCTCCCATTGCATTCAGGAGATTGGCTTTCATTAAAATATAACTGGTTGCTTTAGGACGCTTTTTTAAGGCTTTATTGACTGTTTCAAGTGCCTGTTTCAGCTGACCGTTCTGCGCTTCAAGACCTGCAATCAGCACAAGGATGGATGGATTTTCACGTTCACTGCTTGAACTGAGAGCACTGGTCAGATACTGACGGTCTTCTTCGGATTCGGGTGAAATGCCAGCTAGAATCTCTTCCAGGTCAGCGGTTGGATCAATCTTTAAAATTTTATCCAGTGTTTCAGCTGCAAGTTCATATTCATGTGTTTTAAGCGCAATATGCGACAGATAAAACAGGGCTGGAACATCTGAGGGTTCCTGAACTACCCAGTGTGTTGCAATATCCAGTGCTGCCTGCAGGTTGTCCTGTTCAATTGCAATATTTAAGGCTCTTTGTTTGACCGCGGTTGAATTGCTTTTGATGGCAAGAACGGTGTAATTGTGCAAAGCAGTTGGAAAATCATGATAAGCCAGGGCAAATTCGGCAATCATGCTTTGTTTTATGGCATTATAGTTTGAATCGGCATGGTATATTTCTCCAGCAGCACGAACTTGTGCTGAGGAAGCCATGCTACCGACCAGTAAGAATGTGGTAGAATATTGCTTAATTGTCGCGCCGTTGAGTCGGCTGTTTGTTTGACGCAATTTTTCTGAATCCAAGTAATGCTTTTTATGACACCGATGTTGCACAATAGCATAAATTTAGCGAAATGATGATCTGATATGTCTTTCTTTGCATTGGGTGTCAACCATCAAACCGCGTCTGTAGAACTGCGTGAGCAGATTGCATTTAACCCTGAAAAGTTAAGTGAAATACTCGCACAGCAAAGCGAACATCATGATCTGAATGATATGGTGGTCGTTTCTACATGTAACCGTACAGAAGTCTATGCCATGTCCGAAGATGCGGATAAGGTATTGGATTGGCTCGCCCGTGCCAATGGTATTGATGTAAAACAATTGTTGAATCATGTATACCGTTATGAAAATGCTCAGGCTGTTACTCACCTGATGCGGGTGTCCAGTGGACTCGACTCCCTGATGCTGGGAGAGCCACAGATTTTAGGGCAGGTCAAATCGGCACTGTCACTGGCCAAAGATGCAGCAACAGTTTCTCCTGATCTGAACAGAATATTTGAATATGCTTTCTATGCGGCTAAACGTGTACGTTCTGAAACTGCGGTTGGCAGTCATGCTGTATCCATGGGATATGCCGTGGCGCAGCTGGCACAGCAGGTATTCAGTAAGCCTGAAAAACTGACCGTAATGGTGGTTGCCGCAGGTGAGATGAACAGTCTGGTGGCAAAACACCTGGCGGAAATGGGAGTTGCAAAGGTCTTGATCTGTAATCGTGGACAGGAACGTGCGGAAACAC encodes the following:
- a CDS encoding tetratricopeptide repeat protein, giving the protein MRQTNSRLNGATIKQYSTTFLLVGSMASSAQVRAAGEIYHADSNYNAIKQSMIAEFALAYHDFPTALHNYTVLAIKSNSTAVKQRALNIAIEQDNLQAALDIATHWVVQEPSDVPALFYLSHIALKTHEYELAAETLDKILKIDPTADLEEILAGISPESEEDRQYLTSALSSSSERENPSILVLIAGLEAQNGQLKQALETVNKALKKRPKATSYILMKANLLNAMGDDNATRAWYERASRKNRNNLEIRLAEVKYLIKKNESELALEHLETILKKWPDAEEALFITGLTAIDLEKYEIAEKYLVELRYSAQYQNEAYYYLAVNAERKQHFETAKAYYRLVDGSLYTVSRRNMISIFAQQNRLNDALRFLTQERVNYPQHASFLYLAQAEILKRTNNKKAALRILDEAIKNLPDDPELIYAEVLLLDPYESRDKLDRLLKKLLEIEPNSPTYLNAYAYTLALQNRRLDEARKYAEQALDNAPEQASILDTLGYITFLQNDFKTSAQVLQKAYSISKSIKIGVRYARALYMQGELNQFNTVLHQLQQNHPDDPQLDQLTSLLLPQQTKKS
- a CDS encoding ribose-phosphate pyrophosphokinase; the protein is MPNLVVFSGSAHPQFAQKVVSHLHIPLGAAAVGKFSDGEITVEITENVRGKDVFIVQPTCAPTNDNLMEILVMADALRRASAGRITAVIPYFGYARQDRRPRSTRVPITAKVVADMLTTVGIDRVVMIDLHADQIQGFFDIPVDNIYGTPALLADLRQQSHDNLMVVSPDVGGVVRARAVAKQMGDIDLAIIDKRRQKANESQVMHLIGDVKDRDCVIVDDMVDTAGTLCKAADALKKFGARKVVAYATHPVLSGKALENLKNSVIDELVVTDTIPLSDEALNLGKIRQVSVASMVAETIRRINNEESISAMFDSYL
- the lolB gene encoding lipoprotein insertase outer membrane protein LolB encodes the protein MQLFSRFSTVLVTSGLLMLTGCQQYTKPQLPPEAQLPEAPSQFSLQGKIGVRTPQQSGSAFFTWIQQQQEFDIELSGILGVGKTQITGKPGEVSLNSAKTGLITAETPEELLERATGWQAPITHLVSWVQAKPATTSAEIKKDEQGRIEQLNEDGWAVSLSYNEATLLPNKLILKQSLESGQENRITMIIQNR
- the ispE gene encoding 4-(cytidine 5'-diphospho)-2-C-methyl-D-erythritol kinase — encoded protein: MIRVQSPSKLNLFLHITGRRENGYHELQSIFQLTDLSDWLEFTQTDTQDVSIDGLNSVDLQQNLIFRATEILKPYAQQPGGLHIRIEKNIPMGAGLGGGSSNAATTLIVVNQLWKCGLNTEQLAELGLRLGADVPIFVHGRNAWAEGIGEHLTFIDLDQKQYIVLKPDCFISTQLLFSQKTLTRDTKPTKFCAYQLKPSDFINNFEPIARSLYPEVDEAMRYLNQFGTAKLTGTGACVFVEVTEDMNTDEILKHSPCKSYIVNSLKESPLIHFKV
- the rplY gene encoding 50S ribosomal protein L25, whose amino-acid sequence is MANFVLNAVAREEAVQGKGSSRRLRLQNKVPAIIYGGEAAPVAVTLELRELVKALESNAFFEEVVEINIDGKAESVKIQALQRHPAKNTPMHADFKRA
- the hemA gene encoding glutamyl-tRNA reductase produces the protein MSFFALGVNHQTASVELREQIAFNPEKLSEILAQQSEHHDLNDMVVVSTCNRTEVYAMSEDADKVLDWLARANGIDVKQLLNHVYRYENAQAVTHLMRVSSGLDSLMLGEPQILGQVKSALSLAKDAATVSPDLNRIFEYAFYAAKRVRSETAVGSHAVSMGYAVAQLAQQVFSKPEKLTVMVVAAGEMNSLVAKHLAEMGVAKVLICNRGQERAETLAREIAHRVDVEIVPFSALAENLHRADVISSCTGSLHQVIAFSDVKSALKKRRYQQMLMVDLAVPRDIDPKVESLDGVYLYGVDDLQSVIDDNLAQRRQAAVEAEIMVNQLATELVTQQKVNQAGQTIHAYRQHGETLREEELALAMQRIAKGENPEQVMQEFSHRLTQKLLHPASILLRETAKEEDPSIFESIKNNLDDVYKKRRKSKK